The Desulfococcus multivorans DNA window TCCGCCATATCGGATCACCCCGGGAGAGGGGGAGCGGCACACCCTCTCCCGCCAGCCCCGTGATAAGCCGCGACTCGGGAACGGCGCTTCTCCGGAACCCGGCTTTGGAAAGCCGCTTGACACGGCACCGCGATCCCCATAGACTTGCGCGCGTAATGCCTTCTCGAGGCGATCGTTTACGTGTTCACAAGGAGAAGCCGTGCCCCACATCCCCATGCTGCCCGATCTGATCGCGGTTTTCGCCTGCTGCGTGGCTGCGATATTTTTTTGTCTTCGAATCAATCTGCCTGCTATTGTCGGCGTCCTTGTCACGGGCATCGTTGTAGGGCCCAGCGGTTTCGGCATTGTGAGCGATGTCCATGCCGTGGAGGGCATCGCCGAATTGGGCGTGATTCTGCTCATGTTCACCATCGGCCTCGAACTCTCCCTGGGTGAGCTCAAGGCCCTCAAGAAACCGGTTCTGCTGGGCGGCGGACTTCAGGTGGTGCTCACCATCATCCTCTTTTTCGAGCTGGACAGCCTCTACGGCAGCAGCACGGGAAGCGCCGTTCTCTCCGGTTTTCTGGTGGCGCTCTCCTCCACCGCCATCGTCATCAAGCTGCTGCAGGAACGTTCGGAGCTGTCCGCGCCCCACGGGCGCATCGCCCTGGCGGTGCTCATCTTTCAGGACATCATCGTCGCGCCCATGATGCTGCTGGTGCCTTATCTGGCCTCGGACTCGCCGGACATGGGCCGATCCCTGCTGATGCTGGCGGTGAAGTCCATCGGGGTACTGGGGGTGATCTGGGTGCTGGCCAGATACGTGGTGCGACGGTTGCTTCTGGCCGTGCTGCGGACGCGAAGCCGGGAGCTGTTTCTCCTGAGCGTGCTGGTGCTGTGCCTGGCCATTGCCATGTTCACGGCATGGGTGGGATTGTCCATTTCCCTGGGCGCGTTTCTGGCAGGGCTCATCATTGCCCAGACGGATTACGCCCTCGCGACGCTGGAAGGGGTGCACCCTTTCCGCGACGTCTTCACCAGCCTCTTCTTCGTTTCGATCGGCATGCTCCTGGATCTCAATTTCATGTGGGAGAACCTGCCGCTGGTTCTGGGGACGGCGGGCATCGTCCTGGTCCTCAAGTCCATTGTGGCGGGCGGAGCGTCCATGGCCCTTGGATATCCCCTGCGCGTCGCCGTGCTGGTGGGACTCTCCTTGTCCCAGGTGGGAGAATTCTCTTTCGTGCTGGCCAAGGTGGGATCGGATGCCGGCCTGCTCTCCCAGGAGCGTTACCAGCTTTTCCTCGCGGTGAGCATCCTGACGATGCTGGCCGCGCCGTTCTGCATACAGGGATCCCATGTCCTGTCCAGGATGGTCTCCGGCATACCCGGGCTCGGCAAATGGCGTGAGCGGAGCCTGGCCCAGAACGGCGTGATTTCCGGGTTGAAGGACCACCTCATTATCGTCGGGTTCGGCCTGGGGGGACGGCAATTGGCCAACACGGCCAAAAGCGCCGCCATCCCTTACTGCGTGGTGGAGATGAACCCGGACACCGTTCGCATGGAGCGTGAAAAGGGCGAGCCCATTCGCCACGGCGACGCCGGGCTGCCCGAGGTTCTCAAACATCTGGGGGTGGAGAAGGCCAAGGTGGTGGCCGTCGTGGTGGCCGACCCCGTCTCGGCCCGCCGGGTGACCCAGGTGGCCAAGTCCATCAATCCCGCTGTCACCATGGTGGTGCGCACCCGCTTCGTTGCGGAGGTGGAGCCGTTGATGGCCCTGGGGGCGGACCATGTCGTGGCCGAAGAGTTCGAGACTTCCCTTGAAATCTTTGCCCGTGTGCTGCGGACGTATCTCGTACCGCATGCCACCATCGAGCAGTTCGCATCCCAGGTGCGTGAAGAAGGCTACCAGGTGCTGCGTCGGGGCGAGCCCATGCACAACCCCATGGCCATGCTGGACAAATCCTTCTCCGGCTTCGAGGTGAGCGGCCTCACTGTGGAGGCCGGGGCTCTGTTGGACGGCAAGACCCTGATTGAAAGCGAATTGCGAAGGAAGCACGGCCTTACGGTGGTGGCTGTACAACGCGGCGGAAAGATCTACGCCAATCCCGACGGCAGCTTCCGTCTGAAAGCCGGGGACGTGGCCTACCTGTTTGCCTCCCAGGAGGATGTGGCCGCCCACAGGGGGCTATTCCAGGTGCGACGCAAGGCCTGGGCCGAGGCGTCGGGCTGATGCCGGGTATCCGAGTGACCGGGAACATCGTGACAGGATTCGCCGGGGGTGATGCCGCTTCCGCGGATTATGGGCGCATTCGGCTGAATAAGCGGGTGGTGAGATTGTGGGCGGATCCCAGGTGAAGGGAGAGTCGTGATATCCTGTCTGGTCGTCGTCAATCCGGCATCGGGTGGGGGCCTGGCTCGGAAACGGGCCGCGATCCTTTGCCGTGGTCTTTCCAGGTCCTGCCGCGTGGCGGTGATCGAGACGCGTCATCGCGGCGATGCCGCAGAGATGACGGCCCGTCGGGGCATGGATGTGGACCGGGTTGTCGCGGTCGGCGGCGACGGCACCCTGAACGAGGTCCTGAACGGCCTGATGCGCATCGGCACCGGTGCTCATGATCGCCCCGAGCTTGGCTTTCTGCCGGCCGGAACGGCCAATGTCGCGGTTCAGGCCTTTGGATTCGTTCAGAACCCCGCGGCAGCCGTTAAATTTTTTCTCGAAACGGATTCCCGACCGGTCGATGTCGGAGTGGCCCGGTTCAACGACGGCGAGCGGGCGTTCCTGCTATGGCTCGGCGCCGGCTTCGACGCCGTCGTGATTGACGCGCTGAACGCCTCCCGCACCGGAAGGATGGGGTTGCCCGGCCTGATATATGGACTCCCCCGGATGACGGCGGCCCTTGGCCGCTATGCCGCACCGCCTATTTCGGTTTCCGTGGACGGGGCGTTTTTGGGCGTCGCCGCGAGTGTTATCCTGGCCAATGTGCGGGTAATGGCGTTTGGGGCCGTCGTCGATGGAAGCGCGGATCCCTTTGACGGCCGGCTCGACGTGGTGGCGGTTCCGCCGGGTTCCCGCCTCAATCTTCTTCGAGTTGTCCGGCACATGATGACATCGGGTCTTTCAACGCTCCATGGCGTTCGTCATCGCTCGGGAATACGGATCCGGTTGGCTGCCGATGACCGGGTGCCGCTTCAACTCGATGGGGAACCGGCGGGGGGTCTGCCCGCTGCCGTTCGGCTGGAACGGGGCGCGGTGCGCCTGCTGCTCAGCTGAACATCAACGGATTCAAGCCTGGACGTGCATCGGCGTCTTCCATTCACCGCCTTTCGATTCAAGATAAGCTCCGTTTGTCGAAAACGGCTGGATAAAGGCGCATTTCTCTGAAATAGATCTCCAACTCCCCATATATGGGGTTCCTCCCACCATAGACCCGCATATAAGCTTTCAGTACAATTGAAAAAAATATTTAATTGCGTTATTTTTCTCAGGTTAACTGCAATGAAGATCTTATCCAACATAAAGCAATTTATATATTTTTATCTGTAGTCGTCAGTAAAAAAGATAAGGTTTCGTGAAAATTCGAACCTGAACGACATTTATTTTTAAATTGATCAGAAAGTATATTCTTGTATGACATCCTTTTTCAACATCGGGGATGTGATTGACGGATATCGCGAAGGGCGGCTTCCGACCCTTTCAAGATGCTTTTTCAGAATACCCATACGCGATGAGGAGGTTCTAAATGATGTTTGCAACAGCACCGCGCAGGCGGCTTTCGTTTTTGGCGATCCTGACGATTTTATCGACGTTTGTCCTTTCGGGAATAACCACTGCGGCCCATGCCGACGAGATCATGGACCGCGTCAACAGCGGTAAATCGATCCGGATCGGTTTTGCCAATGAAGTACCCTGGGCCTACCCGGGGGAGAATCAGAAGCCGC harbors:
- a CDS encoding monovalent cation:proton antiporter family protein; the protein is MPHIPMLPDLIAVFACCVAAIFFCLRINLPAIVGVLVTGIVVGPSGFGIVSDVHAVEGIAELGVILLMFTIGLELSLGELKALKKPVLLGGGLQVVLTIILFFELDSLYGSSTGSAVLSGFLVALSSTAIVIKLLQERSELSAPHGRIALAVLIFQDIIVAPMMLLVPYLASDSPDMGRSLLMLAVKSIGVLGVIWVLARYVVRRLLLAVLRTRSRELFLLSVLVLCLAIAMFTAWVGLSISLGAFLAGLIIAQTDYALATLEGVHPFRDVFTSLFFVSIGMLLDLNFMWENLPLVLGTAGIVLVLKSIVAGGASMALGYPLRVAVLVGLSLSQVGEFSFVLAKVGSDAGLLSQERYQLFLAVSILTMLAAPFCIQGSHVLSRMVSGIPGLGKWRERSLAQNGVISGLKDHLIIVGFGLGGRQLANTAKSAAIPYCVVEMNPDTVRMEREKGEPIRHGDAGLPEVLKHLGVEKAKVVAVVVADPVSARRVTQVAKSINPAVTMVVRTRFVAEVEPLMALGADHVVAEEFETSLEIFARVLRTYLVPHATIEQFASQVREEGYQVLRRGEPMHNPMAMLDKSFSGFEVSGLTVEAGALLDGKTLIESELRRKHGLTVVAVQRGGKIYANPDGSFRLKAGDVAYLFASQEDVAAHRGLFQVRRKAWAEASG
- a CDS encoding diacylglycerol/lipid kinase family protein; its protein translation is MISCLVVVNPASGGGLARKRAAILCRGLSRSCRVAVIETRHRGDAAEMTARRGMDVDRVVAVGGDGTLNEVLNGLMRIGTGAHDRPELGFLPAGTANVAVQAFGFVQNPAAAVKFFLETDSRPVDVGVARFNDGERAFLLWLGAGFDAVVIDALNASRTGRMGLPGLIYGLPRMTAALGRYAAPPISVSVDGAFLGVAASVILANVRVMAFGAVVDGSADPFDGRLDVVAVPPGSRLNLLRVVRHMMTSGLSTLHGVRHRSGIRIRLAADDRVPLQLDGEPAGGLPAAVRLERGAVRLLLS